A segment of the Gossypium hirsutum isolate 1008001.06 chromosome D10, Gossypium_hirsutum_v2.1, whole genome shotgun sequence genome:
ttaataacaataatcatctatctAAAAAAATTTTGCTATGGGTACTCTGGTCATTTCaacttttttccttatgctattaaagTTCTATTTCGCTCAACCAAACATAAGAATACTATTGCAGCtctatttcatttcattcaattaaacaattaaattactaattacaactctattttattacagctctattccattatagtgaaccaaacgtaccattagaatattcaaattatatatatccacaaaatattttaattaaaaattaataatattaattatttaaactaattaataacattataaaaaatatacataaaattaaataaatagattCAATAGTTTTAGTGGGTAAATTTGACCTTTAGTACTGAAATTAAATTTGTTTGCTCAAATTGCCCAAGCCTATTTTATAAATGGTTTACTTAGACGAAATGGGCTCACCATTTGCTGGGTTGGATGACCCAAAAGTTAGgtgtgttcattcggttaaccgaccggttaaccgacccgaaattactataaccgaattaaccgaccttccaaaaattttaaccgttaaccgaaccgattttttttaaaaaaaatttaaccgaaccgaaattttttcggttaataaggtcggttaaccgaattaaccgaaaattatatattttttatttttggttaaaaattacctgaattacccgaattacccgaattaaccgaattaaccgaattaccgaaaaatacccgaattttttttattttttatttttaaaatttaaaaaatttataaattattaaagtaaattgggttttagactttagtaaattgggttgtcttttagttttagttttattggattgggtaattgggtaaactttagttttagttttattgggttgggtaattgagtttgggttgggttggataattttatttattaattttttcggttaaccgaccggtttcgaaccgaattaaccgttaaccgaaaaatcataaaaaaattaaccgactcccgaccgaaaaaattcggttaaccgaccgattaaccgaattcggtcggttaaccgaattttttcggttttacccgaattatgcacacccctaattgggaaacatttatttaatGTTGATGTATATGTGATGTATtatattgtttaaattttttatataaaaataataatataaaaaattaatacaaataaactatgccgtactcaaattttagcatttttattcggtcaatttagacaaaaatttaaatccattttTTGAGTTAAACTAGACCTAAAACTAAAAAATGGACCTAAAATTCTATACCACGTGTGGAATTGTAAAGGTTATTTAGTAGATTGGTAATTTGGGGATCGTGCCTTTCTTGTTGATTTCTATGGGGATAAGGTACAATTTAATCATTCCCCaactaatatatttttatttttttaattcttttttacgTCTTTCAATTTTTatgtggattaaattgcaattaaGTCTTAATCATCCTATGATATTAAAACTTTGAAAGTATTAATTCTATATTTCAATAGAATTCTTATCGAGATTGTAGGGTGAAttcaaaaattttgttttgggtGAAATAAATATTAGAATTTGAGGATTAAAGCTGAAAATTTTGTGTTAcaatagtttaaatttaattattatttttttgagaaagattaaaattgtaattttattatttgatcaaAATGTAATTCGCCCCGGGTACAACACAGGcatatttattgttatttttttttcatttctttacttAAATTTAAATCCCTAGTTGAGTCGGGTACAACACAGGcatatttattgttattttttttcgtacctttacttaaaatttactaaaatatcctTTTATATGCACAATAGGTTATACTGTATATTATAAgtgtatttttttgtatttttatataaaattaataaaataactaagATTTGAACCCACaatacaattaaatttaaatatttaatatcacCATTTCAACCAAAgccttatttaatttttataacaaattttaacaaatatatttgtTCCAATTATTTTTTCACTGAGTGTGCCATAATCTAGTATCACACTTATAgtttaacttttattttcttgataCATATTGGTTGGTATATATGATTCCAATAACCATGATTTTTACCAATGAAAATTTGGAGGAACCTTTCTAATTGCATGCATAAATCTCATGTAAGAGTTTCACAGTTAATCcatatatataatactaataacaatatattttgtatttatataaattttgacatCATAGTAAttcgtattatatttttaatgttatattccTATTAATTTTGGTGCAGGAAATATCGTATTTATTAGCCACTGGTTCGGCAGCTGGGTTTGGTGCAACCAAAGATCCGAAGTCACTTGCTGACGCGACAAATGTGGATGACCTTGATGACTATCTTGATAAAGCTTATGCATCGGCTAGTTTGCTTCTCTTTGCATTTATATATGCTGCCATTTTATCTGTTTTCTCATCTTATGCACTCCCCAATATGGTTAATTCGGGCTGACAATTCATCTATACACCTCAATCTTTTTTAGAGCTTCAagtggtttttttattatttgaattttctCTGTATTATGTACGgaagatttatatatttttgaaaggTCAAGTTAATTATTAATGGTATTGTTCCAAATGTTGAGATAGTTGCGGAAAACGTAAAATATAAGAATACATATAAATTGTTTAGGCAGTTTGAAGATTACATTTATGTTTGTGAGACTTTGATTTAGGAAGATTAATTGATCTTCTTAACAATGTCATTTTTAAAGTTTGAACTCAAATCTCAATTTGAAAGTGTAATGTGCTTCATTAATGCACCAAACACTCATATATTTATGGGTGGATGCTCAACAACACCCTCTTGTCTTGCAATACTTTTCTACTAAAGACATGAATCAAATAATgtttaatgaaaagaaaaaaaagtaaaaaagtaacTTCTAAGAGGAAACTCACACTCTAGTAAAATATGCttttagataaatttatattctttatattaaacaataaaattatattatagttAAATGAACCAAAAATGGTAATGCTGCATACATGAaaagttataagtaattttatattttaataattctattataaaataaataatcttatATTCAGTGAACTAAATGCTTGGTTGTGatttcttgtatatatatatatatatatgccttgtTTGAATCTCCATCGGAGGCATTTAGAGAAATCGTAAAAGGCCCGAAATGAAAGAAACTGAATCCGAGCGTAATAGAAAGCTTGAGATATTTCAACAAAGGCCTAATCCTACCATACTTCGTCCTCGCAATTTCACCATTATTCCGTAAAGCTACCACCGTTCGATTTCCCGTCGTGTTCGATCTCGATCTCCAGTTATTATGAATCAAATTCGCCACGCATTTCGTATGAAAGATTACTGAccagaagaagaaaaataggacCAGCCCTTGACAGAACTCGAGATAACCCGACAGTAACATATTAGACATTTCGTTGGAGCCTCTTCGTAAAGCTTGAATTCAACTCCGAAATAATTAGGGAAAATCAATGGCAGATTTGCACAAACTGGGTGCAAATAATGTCCATGTCTATTGCAATAGTAAGTATAACCATTTACATTACTTCCACATGCTTGGCACAATGTTGTTCCGTTATAATACAGTCGAGACGGAGGCGACCAGTGAAAAATGAAATTGCAGCTCGGACAACATGGGTGGAAAAAAGGTTCGAGAAGGTGAGGCCGGCAACATTCAGCAGGAAGGTCGAACCTGTAGTGCGTAACGGAACTTCGGTAACATAGTCCCAACCCTAGCTGATTGCATCCATTGCATATGTAAGGGATATCAGACATACACAATTGAAGCCCATGCCAAGGGGGGATAAAATTTTCCCTCTGTATCAACATTCGTCTCAACTGTTGTAAAGTTCTGCATGTAAAATAActacttatatatttatattagagTATGTCTTCGCTTATATTAACGTGCTATCATAACATTTAAAGTTAATTGTGCTAAACATCCGCAAACTATGGTTTAGATTTTAAATTggttctcaaattttaaaatatttttattaagttcTCAAGTATTACTATCATATCAATTAGGTATTTCTATCGACTTAGTTgtcaattgaatttttaaatgctAGTTTCAATAAGATGTGTAGACAGGGATGAAGCTAAATATTTTGTGTTAGGGACTaagattaaattagaaaattttagggGGTCTAATAGCAATTATTCAATTTAGAGAGAATTGCTGtccaatataaatattattaattatgtcTCGAATCTAAGATTCACCTCTCTATAGTATAATAAACAAATAGAAGTATTTTAGAGGGAATTGCTgtgaatataaatataaaagtgaCGGACCAAATGATCCAAGAATTTGAAATTCAAGCTACAAATCTATTAAGGAGGGGCTTAAAGAAGAAATGGACCCAAaattcaatggtttcaattttgtAAAGCaagatttacaaataaaatatcaGCCCAAATCAGCATTAACCCGAAACTTAGACAAGTCCAATAGAGGAGTGATTTTGTGGGCCttgaaatttgagaaattaaattGGGCAAGAGGATTTtgttgatttctttttatttgagCATACAAAATATTGTTTCtacaataataaaatgatatatttgtataGAAATTAGAATCAGATTAGATGAGTTGAACAAGAAATTAGTTGATATACTTTATCAAACTACTTAGAATTTATTGTATCGACAGTTgaactaattttataatttttaaataatttattcttatttttatgaatttttaataatttatttaattgagatCAAACTAATGATCCAATTCATGGTTGGATTGATTCAACCACTATTCCGAGTTTTTTAACCATGAGAAACATCCATCTTCCTTTCCCTGTTACATATTGTACACttactgttgacaccatttttttgactgaaaacggggtcaactaggattttgaaaaaaagaatgaaaacgggagtcgccaccaatcctttttttgatgaggtgtgatcgggtcacctcaaaaagtggttgtttttaataaatgatttaattttattaaaacaacgattttggtctacgaaatttagaaaaatgagttcaggagtcggttacgcacgaggaaggattagcaccctcgatacgcccaaaattggtacctagttaattagttagtgtcttaatgtcgaaaattaaaaactcgaaaagaattttaaaaatatgatccctccttatatcgtgttattttaaaaatactcgaataaatcaaaatggaaaatgcctccttatctcgaagtaacaagatgttacatccagtaagttaggatataacacatcgtattttcgagagtaagcttgcctttattttttgtttaaacctcatttattttaatttcaaaaggatgTTCGGTTATTTAAGATCAACGCGAGAagaatcgaagctcagtaagttagggcacgattttctcgaattttctaaatacgaaatattaccttattttgaaagtttaaaaaagATACtcggctatttggtcgaacgagaaaccgaaacccagcacgttagggcacgttttctcgaattttccaaacgcaaaatatttccttaattaaaaaatttctttttgatgtatggtgttaatatgcatagcAAAACAATAATGAATATGATGGCATAAAAACAACACGAataatagcaacggaaataagattattaaatataaataataatgaaaatgaagataaataaataaataatgaatagaTGTAAAGAACGTATATACATGAATGtacacaaaattatgaaaatatgaaaaatctatgtatgtatacgtattgtgagattattaaatataaaaatatatgtaaatatgtatacatgtataggtatatgaattaaaatatgtaaatagataagtatatatatatgcatgtagaaaatatgaaatataaaaaaatatttaaaataaatagagaatatgtacgtgtatatatataaattataagatatagtaagaaatgtatatgagtatatatatatacatatgtatattagaGAAAAATGTGTAcgtgtatatatttatgaaaatgaaaatatgtatataaatatataggtatgtacataagttgtaaaatatataaaaatatataagtatatatatgtaccgaaattttaaatataaatataaataaatagataacaataataatagtaatgtaatataatagtaataataatatctacaataaaagaaaatattaggaaatgtacaaaaatatgtatataaaatatttacaataatgatgtaaataaacaacatataaaatatttgaaataacatataaatgaaacatttaaaaaagggttaataaatgaattaaatagattTAAGACATggttaaaaacaaatgaaaatttgggatgtaaaagtataaatattggatagttaattagggATCAAAACGAAAACCAAACAAGATCTGAAGGCcaaacttaaaaaaacaaaagaagatagaaaatggGGGTTAATTGAATGAGGTTGCGAGGGAGGAGGACTAAACACATAAATTTCCCTTTTAGGGAAAGTGCACAGACCCCACCCACCAAACAAAATAGTGCCGTTTCAACACCATTAtttaaaaacaaagatttttttgtgttttattttcaaCCCCCaatctaaaaaaaaacaaaacaaaaaaagctTCCATGCTCTCTTCCCCTCCCTTAAAATCCTCTCAAGCCTTTTCTTCTCCGGTGAAATCCCGGTCACTGGGCCACCGCCGTTGGTCGCGCCGCCACCGTCGCCGGCCACCGCACATGGTGGCCGGAAGTTCAAAAggtaaccttttttattttttaataatatatatatgtatatgtatatagaaagaagggaaaaaaaacaaagaaaaaaaaattcgaaagaagagagaaaaagaaaaaaatgcaaacctttttattaattttttccttTGTATTCGAAGTTCGGagggatttttgtgtttgtctctttttcaatctcttaaAATCCCCCCTCCCCCTTTTTACACTTGTTtccatggcttttatagcctttacacTTTCATTTTCTATTAGTTTCTATCTCTTCATTGCTGCTTGCAAGGTATGGAGGTGCCAGGCATGCGGGGATGGTGTTGGCAGAAGCATGGGGCGTGGTAGCCGACATGGTGGTGACCAAAGATAGTGCTAGTGTCAGAGGAAAGTGGGGTGTGGTAGCCAAGGTTTCTTGTTGtctgtttctcttttttttttatgttgggCTAGTTGAGTATTGGGCTGGTGGTATTTGGGCTATGGGATTTGATTTATTGGGATTGAATTATTTGGGTTAtttgttggtatgggcccgggcaaaaatgggcttttacagctgcccctctttgctcattttcgtgtaacgagaatagagcaaagacatcaaaagggccaattttgcccggtcttgccgagtcttgactttttggtgctcatcttcttcaagtagcctcatttcAATCCACTTTGTCTTGTTGCGTCGATCCTCTCCTCTGCATTTTCAAGAAGAGATATGACTTGTGGCTTCGATCCATTCTGTTGTAACTTCAGGGGGTAAGGTCCATCATTtgacccgctccactgcaacttcagggagatcggactcatatcttcaacttgccccactacaacttcagggggataagttTCGTGACTCCAAcctgctttactgcaacttcagagagacaaggtttgtgacttcgcttccatctattccactacaactttaggggaatAAGATTAGACATGATAAGGATCACTATCTTCTGTCCgctccgctacaactttagggggACATGACTTGTTGTTTTcagtctattccactgcatcttcagggaaataagacttgatgcgatctactctgctgtaacctcagagagataagatcctttattttaatccgctccactgtaacttcagggagataggatagtgtcttcgatctgctccgctgtaatctcagggagataatatctctggcttcaatctgctccactgtaacctcagggagataagatctgaaattctccggtctactccactgtaacctcagggaaataagacctgatgcgatcttctccactgtaacttcagagagataagatcctttaatccactccattgtaatctcaaggagataggattactatctttgatctgctccgctgtaatctcagggagataagatctcttattttaatccgctccactgtaacttcagggagataggatagtgtcttcgatctgctccgctgtaatctcagggagataagatctaaaattctttggtctgttccactgtaatctcagggagataagacctgatgtgatcttctctactgtaacttcagagagataagatcctttaatccgctccattgtaatctcaaggagataggattactatccttgatctgctccgctgtaatcttagggagataagatctgaaattctttggcctgttccactgtaatctcaggcaGATGAGACCTGTatgtgatcttctctactgtaacttcagagagataagatcttttaatccgctccattgtaatttcaaggagataggattactatctttgatctgctccgctgtaatctcagggagataagatttctggcttcaatctgctccactgtaacctcagggagataagatctgaaattctttggtctgttccactgtaatctcagggagataagacctgtataataaacctaattatgcctaatgattaggatgacatgatcaaaatgaaacaaatgctcctaactagacatatgtgaatggtgtttgcatgaatgcagaattttatttttccgagaatgatctcgcttaggttgtcactactcgaag
Coding sequences within it:
- the LOC107919057 gene encoding uncharacterized protein, producing MLSSPPLKSSQAFSSPVKSRSLGHRRWSRRHRRRPPHMVAGSSKVSISSLLLARYGGARHAGMVLAEAWGVVADMVVTKDSASVRGKWGVVAKVSCCLFLFFFYVGLVEYWAGGIWAMGFDLLGLNYLGYLLDSGLRPGVGNKFIDEGPSPGVGNKLIDSRTIGGIKDSGPSPGTGNKFTDSGPSPGTGNKFTDSGPSPGTGNKFTDSGPSPGTGNKFTDSGPSPGTGNRFTDSGPSPGVGNK